The DNA segment CTGTGGCATGACCTCCTGCACTCGATCCTGCTTGTAGATCTTGTACCGTATTTCGACGAGTTCGTCACTCGGCGTCTCGTTGACGAACAGCCAATCCAGGCGTCGACGGACGGTCTCTCTGGTCACGCCCGCGTCGAGCATATCCGTCGTGCGGTCGGCCAAATCCTCGAGCTTCTCCTGGGTGTCGGCCTTGTCCTCCTCGGTGACGCTCGGTGGGTCGAGTTGCAGGAGGCCGGCAGGTGTGTTGAGACCGATGGTCTCGGTCAAGTGCGGGCGGTTGATCCCCATGTACGCGGACACCATGCCACCGAGCGACTCCCCGTGGACATGCGCGCTCTCGTAGCCGAGTTCGTCGATGAGGTACTCAACTTGGTCGGAGTAGTCTTCCAGCGTGTACTCACAATCCTCCGGAGCGCTGGACAACCCGTGGCCGATGTAGTCGATGGCGATGACTTCCCGGTCGTCGAAGCGTTCAGCGAGGGGGATGACGTTCTTGAGATACGATTCTACGTGTCCGCCAATCCCACTAAGCAAGATGAGTGGCGGTTCGTCCCCATTACCCGCCCGCAGGCAACGCGTCCGATAGGGGTCACTGCCGACGTACTGCACTTCTGCACCTAAGGTTCTAATCCAGGCTGTTTCTTCGGACATCAGATGGGATATCTATATCCACCAATAAAAGTATTCGGCTCCGACCGATCGGCCTCCGTGCCGGCCTTCCCTCCGCCCAGCGACGGAAGAGTAATGTGAACGACGCAACGCTCATATTCTGTTGTAGTATGTTAGAGAATTGGTAGCATGTACATTATAGGGGTAGACACCGGTGGGACCTTCACCGACACGGTAGTCACCGACGAAAGTGGGAATCGAATCGTAGGATGACCTGCTTGCCGAATCGTGCGGCTCCTGGCCGACGGTCACCGTCTTAGGACTGGACCACGACGGTAAACCTGTCGCCGACCTGTTCATGGACTCGATGGCCGGCGGATGGAGAGCTCGCTCGTACGAAGACGGCATCGAAACTGGCGGTATCATGTGCACGCCGCGGGGACAGTCCCCGACAGTCGAGCGGACCGAGCACGACCTGCCGATGCTCTACCTGTTCCGCCGGGAACTCGAGGACTCGGGTGGCGCCGGCGAGTACAGGAGTGGCGTCGGCGGCGAGATAGCCTGGAAACCGCACAACGTCGGCGGACCGGAGGCGCTGGACATCCCCCTCGAACTGACGCTGACCAGCTTCGGCGTCGCGTTCCCGCCGGTGCAAGGAATCAACGGCGGACTACCGCCGAACTCGAATC comes from the Haloarchaeobius salinus genome and includes:
- a CDS encoding alpha/beta fold hydrolase; its protein translation is MSEETAWIRTLGAEVQYVGSDPYRTRCLRAGNGDEPPLILLSGIGGHVESYLKNVIPLAERFDDREVIAIDYIGHGLSSAPEDCEYTLEDYSDQVEYLIDELGYESAHVHGESLGGMVSAYMGINRPHLTETIGLNTPAGLLQLDPPSVTEEDKADTQEKLEDLADRTTDMLDAGVTRETVRRRLDWLFVNETPSDELVEIRYKIYKQDRVQEVMPQIYQSTLIDDFHLWSREEVENLDVPVLFIYSAHNPGAPEKAARFATDLMPTVEYHLYEHSAHWPQWEEADQFNDDTAAFVKEYGQ
- a CDS encoding hydantoinase B/oxoprolinase family protein, with product MLAESCGSWPTVTVLGLDHDGKPVADLFMDSMAGGWRARSYEDGIETGGIMCTPRGQSPTVERTEHDLPMLYLFRRELEDSGGAGEYRSGVGGEIAWKPHNVGGPEALDIPLELTLTSFGVAFPPVQGINGGLPPNSNRYQISEDTDVADRLAEGRIPEDISEFGDANVLPPKYEMQ